The sequence GCCACCCTTCTTCACCGCAATCAGATTTCCCATGGAATCGGTCCTCACCTCATCCACGCAGGGCTCCAGTTCCGAGCGGATTGCATCCGCGATGCTCCCTTCCCTCCCGGATATTCCGTGGGCGTTAGAGTACTTCGCAAGCAGACTCTTGACCATCCCGATCTCACTCCATTACGCGCTGTATTCGATCCAGTGCCTGTCTCAGGTTCTCCCGGGAGGTCGCGTAGCTCACCCGCGCATGCTCCGGCATATTCTTCCCGAACGCGCTCCCCGGCGTAACGATCACCCCGTTCTCGATCACTCTCTGCATCAGGGGAATCCCCATGGGGACGAAGGCGTAGAATGCCCCCTCGGGAACAGGAAACGCAAAGCCCATCCGTTTCAGGCCGTCATAGAGAATATCCCGCCTCGTCCTGTATTCATCCCGCATCTGCCGAACCGCTGTCTGATCGCCGGTATAGGCTGCCAGCGCCGCGTACTGAGAGATGGATGTCGCGCAGGCCTGGCAGTACTGGTGGATCTTGAGGCAGTGGTCGATATACTCCTCGGGAGCGGCCAGGTAGCCCACGCGCCATCCGGTCATGGCGTACGTCTTGCTCGTCGCATTGACCGTGATTACGTCCTCGCCGTAGCGCGCGGCGGAGAAATGCTTCCGCCCGTAGATGAAATGCTCGTACACCTCATCGCTCACCACCGTCACCCCGGCGTCCGCGGCGTACTCCACGATGGTGCGGATGGACTCCTCACTCTCCACGGCACCGGTCGGATTCGACGGGGAGTTGAGAATGAACAGGCGCGCACCGTCCATCAGCTCCTGCGCCTTCTCGATATCGATGTGCAGGGCGGCGTCGAGCGGAACCCCCACGGGTCGGCCGCCGGCGATCGCTGTGAGGGTCGGATAGGAGACAAATCCCGGATCGGGGAAGAGGACGCGGTCCCCCTCGTTGACGAGGGACTCCAGTACCAGGTGGAGGGCTTCACTCCCGCCCGCTGTCACCAGGATCTCCGAGGGCGTATACGCGAGGCCGTTCTCCCGCTTCAGCTTATCCGCGATCGCAACCCGCAGCTCCTCGATGCCGGCATTCGGCGTGTAACCGGTTCTGCCTTCCTGGATGGCCCGAATCGCCGCATCCTTGATGTGCTGCGGAGTGTCGAAGTCAGGCTGCCCGATGGCGAGATTGATCGAGCCGGGACCGGCCCCTTCGAACATCCTGCGGATCCCCGAGAGTTCGATGCCCTCGAGCCTGTGCGCGCACGCCCGTTTCGCTGCCATACTCTCACTCCAGCGTGGCATGCCGGGCCTTCATC is a genomic window of Methanomicrobiales archaeon containing:
- a CDS encoding pyridoxal phosphate-dependent aminotransferase, with amino-acid sequence MAAKRACAHRLEGIELSGIRRMFEGAGPGSINLAIGQPDFDTPQHIKDAAIRAIQEGRTGYTPNAGIEELRVAIADKLKRENGLAYTPSEILVTAGGSEALHLVLESLVNEGDRVLFPDPGFVSYPTLTAIAGGRPVGVPLDAALHIDIEKAQELMDGARLFILNSPSNPTGAVESEESIRTIVEYAADAGVTVVSDEVYEHFIYGRKHFSAARYGEDVITVNATSKTYAMTGWRVGYLAAPEEYIDHCLKIHQYCQACATSISQYAALAAYTGDQTAVRQMRDEYRTRRDILYDGLKRMGFAFPVPEGAFYAFVPMGIPLMQRVIENGVIVTPGSAFGKNMPEHARVSYATSRENLRQALDRIQRVME